Sequence from the Thermoflexus sp. genome:
ACAGCCTTATCCCGTCCGCATCCCCTGGCCTCGCCCACTCCGTCGCCCGGGCTGCCGTTTCCGGGCCGGTGGATCCTGGTGGATCTCAGCGATCAGGAGCTGATGGCCTATGAAGGGGAAACCATGATCCTGCGGACGAAGGTTTCCACCGGGCGGCCCCGCACGCCTACGGTCGTCGGGACCTTTTGGATCTATCTCAAGCTGCGCGCTCAGACGATGACGGGCCCTGGCTACCGGCTGCCCCATGTGCCCTATGTGATGTATTTCTACCAGGGCTACGCCCTCCATGGAACCTACTGGCATAACAACTTCGGCCAGCCAATGAGCCACGGATGCGTCAACCTGCCGACGCCCATGGCGGAGCAACTCTACCAGTGGGCCGATCTCGGAACCCCCGTGGTGGTGCAGCCGTAGGGGACCTCTTCCTCCGTGTCTTATCCCACGGTCACCTGAAGGGACCATTCCATCTCCTGAAGGGGAGGCAGCAGGCCGAAGAAGCCCCATTCCCGCATCGCCACGCCCAGATCATCGGGCGCCCCGATCGCGGGCTCCAGGGCCAGGTTCTGATAGGGTGGCGTGTTCGCGCCCGACCATCCTCCGGCGTTGATCCAGAGGCCGAGATGGGTGATCGGCCCGCGCCAGCCGATTTCCCACCATGCGCCGGTGGGATGGATCAAGCGCGCCCAGGAAGCCGCGGGGCGGAGGAAGAGCTTCAACGCCCATTTGCCTTCCGGATCCGGCTCCCGGAGGTCCAGAAAGCCTCCTTCTATGGGAAGCTGAGGCCATGGGAAAACCATCGCCTGGGGAGCAACCCCGATGGCAGCAGCGACCCGCGCGGTCGCCGGTCCGGGGATGAGCAGGCGCATCCCGGGCAGCAGAGGGAAGAGGGGGTGGGCCGCCCAAAGGAAATAGAATGTGTGCTCCGCGTTGTTCTGCAGGCGATAACGGATGCGGACGGCCGGGCGGTCGGCTTCCAGGATCAGGGTGCGCTCGAAGCGATAGGGGAAGGAGCGGCCCTCCGCCGCGCCGGTGACGATGAGACGTTTCCCCTCTTCGATCCGGATCTGGATCTTCCACGGCTGGGACCAGAGCTCTCCGTGATCCGGGATGGGAGTTCCGACCCACGGATCGGCGGGGTAAATCCCTGGGGCGATCGCCGGGAAACATTCATCCCAACCGCCGAGATCGAATTCCTGGACATAACGGGCCTCAGCTTGAGGCAGCCGCCACGGGAGATACGGATTCCGCCACAGCCAGGAGAGGCCCCGGCGTCGATCTTCCCATACGGCGATCTTTCCCCCCAGGTCCGGGATGAGGGTCAGCGTTAGAGGCCCGTTCTCCAACCGCAAGGCCGGGAATCCCTGCTCACGGATTTCCTGCACGCGAAGGGCGCTCATGGCTGTCGCAAGCCCCGAACTTCCAGAACGGGCAACACGAAAAGGAAACCGGTCTCCGGCTGATCGAGGGGACCCAGGATCTCCTCGGTCTTTAGGATCAGCTGCTCCAGATCGAAGGTATCGGGAACCACGGAGAACAGGGTGCGATGATGGAAGGCCGTCTCGGCGCTCTCCAGGATGGAGCGCAGGGAGGGAACCAGCGGCAGGTCCTCCCGCCCCACCCACTGGCGCAGAGAGGCCATCCCGATGGTATCGATCATCGTCACCCCGGGGACGCCCAGAGCCTCCCATGCGCGAAGCACCTCATGGACCTTCTCGAGCTTCGGGATCACGACCACGACACACTTCGGCATCTGGAACCTCCCGGTTCGCAGGGTTGGGCTCGCTTTCGGGAAGGGGCTATGCCGCCTTCCGGATGGGAGCGGATCCTGGCTCCGGCATGCGGAAAGCCCACCGGAGCAGGATGGGGGTGATCAGTGTGGTGGCCACCACCATGGCGACCACGGCCACGAATTCGTAGGGCTGGAGGAAGCCTGCCGAAAGGCCCAGGGAGGCCAGGATCAGGCCGACCTCCCCTCGGGAGATCATCCCCAACCCCAGGCGCCACGCCTGGAGCGGGCGGAACCCGCCCAGCCATGCGCCCGCGCCGCAGCCGAGGATCTTGGATACAATCGCGACGGCAATCAAGGCCAGTGTGAACAGCGCTCCTTCCAGGGACATGGTTCGCAGATCCGCCCGCAGGCCTACGCCCACCAGAAAGAGAGGCCCGAAGAATCCATAAGCCGCCGGTCGCAGGCGTTCGAAGATCGTGTGACGGGCCGGATGATTGCCCAGTCCCAGCCCGGCCAGGAAAGCCCCGGTGATCGCCGCCAGTCCGCCCAGCTCCTCCGCCGCCCCGGCCAGGGCCAGGATGGCCACGAACGCCAGGGCGATCAGGCCCTCGCTGACGGGCTGGTTTTGAACCCATGTGGCCATTCGGGGGAGCACGGCCCGAGCCAGGAGAAAGGCCAGGATCAGGAAAAGCATCATACGGGCCAGGGCCAGCGGCACCCCTCCGGCTCCCCCTCCCGCCCCGCCTCCCGGGTTCACCACGCCGGTGAACACGGCCAGGGCCAGCAGCGCCAGGATGTCATCCACCACTGCCGCCCCTAAGAGGGCGATTCCTTCTGGAGAGCGGAGACGGCCCAGTTCCAGCAAAGTCTGGGCGGAGATGCTGACGCTGGTGGCGCTGAGGACCAGGCCGACATAAATGGAGGTGGGCAGATCGCGATGAAAGGGATAGGCGATCAGGGTCCCCAGCAGGAGTGGAATCCCAACCCCAGCGGTCCCGGCCAGCAGGGCCACCCGCCGCGCTTTTAAGAACTCCTCCAGCTCGATCTCCATGCCCGCCATCCCCATCAGGAGGATCACCCCCAGTTCCCCGAGGACGATCACCATCCCCTGGAATTCCTGGTGATGGAAGAGGGGCCAGGAGAAGACATTCAACAGGCTGGGCCCCAGGATCAGGCCGGCGATCAGCTCCCCCAGGATGGCCGGCTGACGCATGCGCAGGCTCAGCCATGCGCTGGCCTTCGCCGCGGCGATTAACAACGCGAGAAGCAAAGCGAAAGCCGGGATATGAGTCTCCACGGTCCTTTCCTCCTCTTCCCTTCTGGTGGTCCTCAAGCCCCTGGGAGAGGATTCCCCACGGAGCGTGCGCATCAGGCGGCTCGAAGCGTGCCCTGGGGATCCCAATAGAGGCGTTCCACCGGGCCATCCCAGCCGATCAATCGGCGAAGTTGCGCCTGAAAACGCGCCGGGTCGCCCGTGGTGAGGAAGCGATGGGAGCTCGCCCATGGATCGATTCCCTGAGCGCAGGCCTGCCACACCTCCGCCGCTCGGCGGGCTACCGCGGGGGCAGGATCGATCAGGGCGATCTGCGGGTCGATCAGACGGCGGATGAGAGGGGCGAGGAACGTGTAGTGCGTGCAGGCCAGCACCAGCACATCGGCGCCCGCCTGGAGAACCGGATCCAGATGCTGTCGAATCCGGGCCTCGGCCTCGGTTCCTTCCAGAAGGCCTTCCTCGACCTGCTCCACCCATCCGCTGCAAACGCGGGGGATGATCTGGGCCTGCCGGGCGAACCGTTCCACGACGCGGGCCATGAGGGGACCATTGAGCGTGCCGAAGGTTCCCAGCACGCCGATCACACCGGTTCGGGTGCGTGCGGCAGCGGGCTTCACGGCAGGCTCTATACCGATGAAAGGGACTTCCTGGAACATTTCCCGCAGCGGCCAGAGGGCCGCGGCTGAGATGGTATGGCTGGCCACCACGATCAGGCAAACCCCCTGGCTCAGCAGGAAGCGGGTGATGGCCTCCGCGAAACATCGGATCTCCTCAGGGGATCGAGGGCCGTAGGGGACGTGAGCCTGATCCGCCACATAAAGGGTGGGCGCATCGGGGGCCAGGCGGACGAATTCCCGCCATACCGCCAGCCCCCCTACGCCGGAATCGAAGAATCCCACCGCGGGCGCCGTGTTCCCGAACGGATGGTTCGAGGGTGTCCCGCTCATGGCCAGGCCTCCATGCACCGCTGGAGCACCCAGGTGGCTTCCTCTTGATCCAGGTAAGCGCGAGCCATCTCCTCACTGGTCATAGTTCAATCACCTCTCCGGGATGAAAATCCGGCTTCAGGTCCCCGTATCGGATCGAGCCCTGGCGTTTTCGTTGAGCGCCCAGGGCCCGAAGGCGCTGTCGGAGGCGTTCCAGAATGTCCAGAATGGAGGAAAGAAAGGGCTCCCGCTCGTAGAGGATCCGGGCATCCTCCGTCAGGTCCAGGGAGAGGGGAGTGATTCGAGCGGCCTCCTCCGGCGTCTTCAGGATCACGGAGATCTCAACCGGAATGCCCTGTTGCCACAGGGCCTGCACCTGCGGCTCGACCGCCCGATCGGCCGCCTCCAGCCAGGCGTAGCGCTGGAAACGGGCCGCGGGCATCCCCTCGACCACCACCAGCAAATCGATATCCGAAGCAGAGATGGCTTCCCCCCGGGCCACGGATCCGAACAGGACGACGGCCACCAGCTTCTCCCCCAGGCTCTTTCGCAACGCCTCGGTATAGGCCTGGGCAAGGGCCCACAGCAAACGCGGTCGGAGCCCGGGATCCCATGGGCCTGTCCTCCTTAGCAGCGCGCCAGGGTTCCGGCGGGTGGAAGGCCGCTTTTTTCATTCCTCATGGCTTGCGCAGCTGGGTTCCCATTCTGGAAGATAGGATAGTCCCCAAACCTCCAGGAAGAGGCCAACCGCGTGACTTCTCCTCATTCTATCGAACTTTACGAGGAGGAGACAACCCGTATGAGCGAAAACGGCAAAGCAACCCCGTGCGGTGAATTCGCCGGTAGGAGCCGCTTGCGCGGCGACGCAACACGGGGCGCAGGGTGCCATCGTGCCCTCCGCGAGGCCCATGGCCCAACAACGCGAGAGATGAGTGGAGAAGATCGTCTGCTTCCGCGAACGGATATTGGGGGAGAAGGGGGAAGGGGTTTCGGTAACTCGCCCCATCTTGGGGGCTTGAACCTCCCATCGCGGAAAGCCGGAGAGCGGGGGAGGCCCCTTCGTCCCGCATGGCTGGCTTTCGTCGGGCTTATGGGGAAGAGGATGGGCGAAGGGGCAAGCGGATGGTGAACGTGGTGCCCCTTGAGTCGCTTTCCACCTCAATGGACCCGCCATGGGCTTCCACCGCCAGTTTCGAGAAGGCCAGCCCCAGCCCATATCCGCCACGACCTGATGCCGTGCGCGATGTGCGGAAAGGCTCAAAGATCCGCAGCCGCTCCTCCGGAGGAATGTAGGAGCCGCTGTTGAACACTTCCAGGATCGCTGTGCCCGCCTGTGGGTAGGCGCGGATCCGGATCTCCCCTCCAGCCGGCGTGAATTTCACTGCGTTCGAAAGGAGGTTCCATAGCACGCGGGAGATCAGTTGCTGATCCATCCACATCCATGACAGCTCGGGGGCGATTTCCACGTTTACCCGAAGTTTCCTGCGCTGGAACATAGGTTTCCATTCCTCCATCGCCTTCTCGACCAACCTGCGGACCTCCACCTGCTCCCATTTCACCGGCAGGGAACTGGCCTCCAGGCGGGCGAGCTCCAGCAGACCGCTGATCAGACCCTGAAGCCGCTCCAGTCCGCGCAGTGCGGTGTGAACCATGGATCGCGCCTCGCGGCTTAAATCCGAGTACGAGGCCAGCTCTTCCAGGGCCAGGCGAATCGGTCCCAACGGATGTTGGAGGTCATGCATGAGCATCTGGATCATCTCTTCCCGCAATCGATCGCGCTCACGCTCCGCCGTGATATCCCGGAGAACCAGCAGCCATCCCCCTCCGGTGGGCTCCTCGCTTCGAACGGGGGAACCGATCAGAGCAAACCAGCGGACAGAATCGCGAAGGGGGAAGGAAAGCTCCAGGCGGAAGCCTCTGGCTGTTCCCCGGCGGATCTGACGCACGCCCCGGGTCAGGGCCCTGGCGGCCTGGGGGGAGCGGCGTCGCAATCGATGCAGGAGGTCGAGGAGAGCGCCTCCTGGCGAGAGCTCGGTTCCTGCGATCAACTGCTGGGCAGCTGCGTTCATCTGGATGATCCGCCCCTTCTCATCGAGGAGGATCAGGGCGTCCTCCACGGTGGATAGGATGGTCTCCAGGCGCCGGTTGATCTGCCGAAGCTGCTCATACAGGCGGGCCCGATGGAGGGCAATGGCCGCATGCTGGGCGATCGCCTGGGCCAGAGCCCTCTCCTCCGCCTCGAACGCCCGGCGCCGGCGGCTATCCCACACCTCCACCACTCCCAGGGGTTCCTCTTCCATAAAGAGCGGAACGATCAGCACGGACCATCCGCCGTAACGCCGTAGAAGGGCCCGCTCGCGCTCATAGGCATCGGGAGGGTCGTCTGCATACAGCACCTGGATCTCTCGCTTCTCAAGGGCCTTCCATTCGAGAGGGATTTCCTCTTCGGAGTAGACCACGCCCAGATCGGAGATCCGCTCCATGGGGTTGGCGGTCTTTGCGTAATATTCGGCCGCAATCCAGCCGATCCGGCGTTCCGGGTCGACGGCGACGAAATAGGCGCTGGTGCCCTCAAGGGCCTCGCAGAGGGCGGCGGCGATCTCGGTCAGGATGGGACCAGGCTCGCCGGAATGCAGCAGGGCGCTCACGGCCCGGTAAAGCATGGTCTGCTCTCGCAGACGCTGCGCATAGCGCTGCAGCAAACGTCCCCGATCAAAAGAGATCGCCAGCAGCGTTGCCAGCAACTCGGCCGGCCGCAGCATGAATTCTTCCGGCTCCCCGTGCCCCGCGGGGGCTTCCAGTTCCACCAGCCCCAGGAGGCGGCCAGCGGTGTCCAGAAGGGGAAGGGCCACGCACGCGATCGGGGTTTCCCCTTCGTCTGGGATCCCGTCGCGGATCCCGAAGGAGCCTGTCGGGAAGCGATAGAACCGACCGCGCCCCCGATGGCGTTCCAGCTGGGGATCGTTCCGAAGCCATGGCTCCAGAGGAAGCGGGGGGAATGCAGGAGGCGGAACGCTTTCCGCCACCGAGAGGGGCTTTCCGGAGTCATCGAGGATCCGGCAGCGTGCTGCTGGCCACCCGAATCGGACAAAGGTTTTCACGATCTCAGCGAGGGCCTGGGCGGGATCCGCAGATTGCTGGATGGCCAGGTAGCCTTCATATAAAGCGATGAGCCGATCCCTCTCCAGGCTCACGTGAGCCCGTTCCTTCCGGACCTGCTCGTAAACCCGGGCGGCTTCCAGGCCGATGCTGATGGTGCCCGCCACCGCCAGCATCAGCGCCTCATCATCAGGCGTGAACGCATAGCGTTCCGGGCTCTGGGCGTCCAGAACCCCCCATGGGATCTCCCCCGCGAAGATCGGAACGGCCAGCTCCGACTGAGTCGTGGGATCTCCCGCCACATAATCCGGATCCAACGAGACGTCCGGGACCCGTTGGGGTTCCCCGGTCCGGAAGGCCCGTCCGACGATTCCCTGATCCACCGGGATCTCGGATCGGTGGCGATCGGCCCTCGCGCTATAGCCTTCCCAGGCCATGACGCGCAGCTGCCGCGTCGACGGATCGTGGACCAGAACGGCCACGCTCGGCCAGCCGGTTTCCTGGCGGATGATCTGCACCACCTGAGGAAGAGTGATGGAGAGCTCTGGACTGGAAGCCATGATCCGGGCCACCCGGAAGAGGAGGGTCACCGCCCGGTTCAGATGACGTTGCTGCTCCAGAGCGTAGAGGAGATGAAGGCGCAGAGCCAGTGGTTCCGCTGCCATCCGGGCCAGATCCCGGATCTCTTCCGAGAAACTCTCCGGGCCTTGTCGGAAAAAGGCCAGCAGGCCCTCGATCCCCCACGGATCCCTTAGGGGCACCAGCAGGGCCGATCGGCCCGGCAGGTTTTCAACAGGGAGCATGGCTTCGGACAGGGAGAGAACATAAGGGGCGATCTGTGGGGATTCCTGACTTTCCTTATTTAATTTAAGGAGTTGCAGGAGTCGATCCACCACGTCTGCGGGGATCTTTCCCTCTCCAGAGTGCCACCAGCGTGCCGGACGCCCTACAGAATCCAGCTGGATGAAGAGGATGACATCGGCTTCGAAGCGGTTCTGGATGGCCCTCAACGCGTAGGCTACAGGGGCTTCGGTGGCCCACGCCTGATCCAGCCGCTGGAGCAACTCATAAACCCGCCGCAGTTGCTGGAGGGCCTGCTCCAGCTCCGCTGCTCGTCGCTTCCATAATTCCAGCTGGAGGAACAGAGGGGTGGATTCGGAAAGGAGATCATCCATGGGCGTTATCCATCTAAGGATTTTTCGGTTTTTTCCCGCCCTGCGTATGCCCCTTGGGGCAACGGGGAAGGAGGATCCGGCCTTCCCAGCCCTCGTCATCGCGTGCTATTTTTCCCTCTCCTATATATATTTCCCAAAAATTGAAAAAACTCAACAAGCCTGACGGGTCGGCCTGGGATTTGGGAATCGAGGCAAGGCCGGCCGCTATCTCCCGGGGAGCCACAGGCCCGCGGACAGGATCCTACTGGATTCCGGTGGGAAGGCCCGGGGCGTCCGTTCTTCTTGAAGATCAGGGAGCCCGGATGGTGCTTTCCATGAGCGCTCTGTTTTCCTCACTCCAGGCAGAACCGCTATAATTGTGAAGAAGATCGCTGCGAGGTCTGGACATGCTGTTTCTACGGACGCGGCTTGGGGAGCGGTGGCGGGCCTGGCGTCAGGCGGCTCAGGAGTTCTTTTATGGGTTCGCCGCTTATGACGTGGTGCAACATCTCCTGGAGATGCGGGCCGCCACGGAGAATCTTTTTATCGCTGCCCTCTTTGGCGACCTCATTGGCCTCCCCATTATGCCGCCCTATTACAGCCTGCGCCTGTTGCCTTATGTGGTCCCCATTCTCAATACATGGAAGCGTCGGGTGCTGAGGGAGCGGGAGTTCATCGATGAGCATGAATACCATCTGCATGGGCTATAAAACGGGCTTCTCCACAGAGGCCCTCCAGGCTGCGGAGGGTGCCGAAGGCGACCCCGCAGCCTCCAGCCAGTATGGGAGAGCGCCTTCGGCCTTCTGGGTGGAAGCCGAAGGGCTTGAGTCTGGATTCATTTTATGAGGAGGGCGAACGATATGACCGAGCACAAGCCGCGGGAAAGCCTGGTGCGCCGGGTCGTAAACTTCGTTCAGGAATTGACCTATGGGATGGCGGCCCACGATATGGCCCGCTATGCGCTTCGCACCCGGGCAAGCATGGAGCATCTGTTCATCCTGATCACCATGGGCGATCTCATCGGTGTCCCCATCCTGCCGCCCTATTACAGCCTGCGTATCCTGCCCTATGTGGTGCCCCAGATCA
This genomic interval carries:
- a CDS encoding cation:proton antiporter, which translates into the protein METHIPAFALLLALLIAAAKASAWLSLRMRQPAILGELIAGLILGPSLLNVFSWPLFHHQEFQGMVIVLGELGVILLMGMAGMEIELEEFLKARRVALLAGTAGVGIPLLLGTLIAYPFHRDLPTSIYVGLVLSATSVSISAQTLLELGRLRSPEGIALLGAAVVDDILALLALAVFTGVVNPGGGAGGGAGGVPLALARMMLFLILAFLLARAVLPRMATWVQNQPVSEGLIALAFVAILALAGAAEELGGLAAITGAFLAGLGLGNHPARHTIFERLRPAAYGFFGPLFLVGVGLRADLRTMSLEGALFTLALIAVAIVSKILGCGAGAWLGGFRPLQAWRLGLGMISRGEVGLILASLGLSAGFLQPYEFVAVVAMVVATTLITPILLRWAFRMPEPGSAPIRKAA
- a CDS encoding nucleotidyltransferase domain-containing protein: MLWALAQAYTEALRKSLGEKLVAVVLFGSVARGEAISASDIDLLVVVEGMPAARFQRYAWLEAADRAVEPQVQALWQQGIPVEISVILKTPEEAARITPLSLDLTEDARILYEREPFLSSILDILERLRQRLRALGAQRKRQGSIRYGDLKPDFHPGEVIEL
- the murI gene encoding glutamate racemase, whose translation is MSGTPSNHPFGNTAPAVGFFDSGVGGLAVWREFVRLAPDAPTLYVADQAHVPYGPRSPEEIRCFAEAITRFLLSQGVCLIVVASHTISAAALWPLREMFQEVPFIGIEPAVKPAAARTRTGVIGVLGTFGTLNGPLMARVVERFARQAQIIPRVCSGWVEQVEEGLLEGTEAEARIRQHLDPVLQAGADVLVLACTHYTFLAPLIRRLIDPQIALIDPAPAVARRAAEVWQACAQGIDPWASSHRFLTTGDPARFQAQLRRLIGWDGPVERLYWDPQGTLRAA
- a CDS encoding GAF domain-containing protein, which gives rise to MDDLLSESTPLFLQLELWKRRAAELEQALQQLRRVYELLQRLDQAWATEAPVAYALRAIQNRFEADVILFIQLDSVGRPARWWHSGEGKIPADVVDRLLQLLKLNKESQESPQIAPYVLSLSEAMLPVENLPGRSALLVPLRDPWGIEGLLAFFRQGPESFSEEIRDLARMAAEPLALRLHLLYALEQQRHLNRAVTLLFRVARIMASSPELSITLPQVVQIIRQETGWPSVAVLVHDPSTRQLRVMAWEGYSARADRHRSEIPVDQGIVGRAFRTGEPQRVPDVSLDPDYVAGDPTTQSELAVPIFAGEIPWGVLDAQSPERYAFTPDDEALMLAVAGTISIGLEAARVYEQVRKERAHVSLERDRLIALYEGYLAIQQSADPAQALAEIVKTFVRFGWPAARCRILDDSGKPLSVAESVPPPAFPPLPLEPWLRNDPQLERHRGRGRFYRFPTGSFGIRDGIPDEGETPIACVALPLLDTAGRLLGLVELEAPAGHGEPEEFMLRPAELLATLLAISFDRGRLLQRYAQRLREQTMLYRAVSALLHSGEPGPILTEIAAALCEALEGTSAYFVAVDPERRIGWIAAEYYAKTANPMERISDLGVVYSEEEIPLEWKALEKREIQVLYADDPPDAYERERALLRRYGGWSVLIVPLFMEEEPLGVVEVWDSRRRRAFEAEERALAQAIAQHAAIALHRARLYEQLRQINRRLETILSTVEDALILLDEKGRIIQMNAAAQQLIAGTELSPGGALLDLLHRLRRRSPQAARALTRGVRQIRRGTARGFRLELSFPLRDSVRWFALIGSPVRSEEPTGGGWLLVLRDITAERERDRLREEMIQMLMHDLQHPLGPIRLALEELASYSDLSREARSMVHTALRGLERLQGLISGLLELARLEASSLPVKWEQVEVRRLVEKAMEEWKPMFQRRKLRVNVEIAPELSWMWMDQQLISRVLWNLLSNAVKFTPAGGEIRIRAYPQAGTAILEVFNSGSYIPPEERLRIFEPFRTSRTASGRGGYGLGLAFSKLAVEAHGGSIEVESDSRGTTFTIRLPLRPSSSP